From a region of the Monodelphis domestica isolate mMonDom1 chromosome 8, mMonDom1.pri, whole genome shotgun sequence genome:
- the LOC103092524 gene encoding uncharacterized protein LOC103092524: MAPRPAPPLPPALQRAPLPPPPASGHVHALTRPKRKGSEDTPHPLAPAPVSLFSCPTPPHTGNITLSTPDSLPDLEFPSRAPELSDGGGSPNAASPSPPSPAPSPRQARLYVCGARAPAQTPSSLAPSPGRRCLLLLLFLPPDAPPSSAPGLGSPSLFCQCRERQSGRRRSRGSRRRVLLTTPPSRPLPNPPPRRTRHLFPCPRSLLPFPQPPPPPAPLRGACPSVGSPGPGEAAAEKNLTPPGCCPGAGRTCLPASSSSSPRAEDCVPPGCARSPPPSRREEDVGVPRLPVMERSLGSHSRCCPRPRPPGHRCSCHRRRRRPPTGCEDLCLPPSSISPPHPLLP; this comes from the exons ATGGCCCCGCGGcccgcccctcccctccccccggcACTGCAGAGGgcgcccctcccccctcccccggcTTCGGGGCACGTGCACGCGCTCACACGCCCCAAGCGCAAAGGGAGCGAGGACACACCTCACCCGCTCGCGCCCGCGCCCGTCTCTCTCTTTtcatgccccaccccaccccatacTGGCAACATCACGCTGTCCACCCCGGATTCGCTCCCCGATCTAGAA TTTCCGTCCAGGGCACCCGAGCTCAGCGACGGCGGCGGGTCCCCGAACGCCGCCTCTCCATCTCCGCCCAGCCCCGCCCCTTCTCCCCGCCAGGCGAGGCTTTATGTCTGCGGTGCCAGAGCGCCTGCGCAGACGCCATCTTCCCTGGCCCCCTCCCCCGGCCGccgctgcctcctcctcctcctcttcttacCGCCGGACGCTCCTCCTTCTTCTGCGCCCGGGCTCGGGAGCCCGTCCCTCTTCTGCCAATGCCGTGAGAGACAGTCGGGGAGACGGCGTAGCCGGGGCAGCCGGAGGAGAGTACTCTTAACAACCCCCCCCAGCcgccccctccccaacccccctccCCGGCGCACCCGACACCTTTTCCCCTGTCCGCgatccctcctccccttcccccagccgCCCCCTCCTCCTGCTCCATTGAGAGGCGCCTGTCCGTCCGTCGGGAGCCCCGGCCCCGGCGAAGCCGCCGCGGAGAAGAACCTCACGCCCCCTGGCTGCTGCCCCGGCGCCGGGAGgacctgcctgcctgcctcttcttcttcctccccgaGGGCCGAGGACTGTGTGCCGCCGGGTTGCGCCCGCAGCCCTCCGCCATCCCGGAGGGAGGAAGATGTTGGGGTTCCGCGGCTGCCAGTGATGGAGCGGTCCCTGGGCTCTCACAGCCGCTGCTGCCCCCGCCCCCGCCCGCCCGGCCACCGCTGTTCCTGCCACCGTCGCCGCCGCCGCCCCCCGACTGGGTGCGAGGATC tCTGCCTGCCTCCTTCCtctatctcccccccccaccccctcctcccctAG